The Papilio machaon chromosome 25, ilPapMach1.1, whole genome shotgun sequence genome contains a region encoding:
- the LOC106710530 gene encoding uncharacterized protein LOC106710530 translates to MSRLCLFVIVTLLDYALGHVALTYPPARRLDLDFLDNSRTKPPCGMPKGSLKTSFLAGSTFTVHWHLAYAHKGGFSLRILDDLERPVLDLTPRAGGTEFVRDDVTAQKYEVRLPSDFTCENCTLQLQREAGEWGPTYRFWSCADIDIVDRKKFHETCSGHGFHILGRCKCHKAHYGPRCQFADECSEDGECGLRGKCLDIASVEPPSKLCYCPHGFYGKGCNKKSPWKDKAIDLALYTKKELSKQFALYWRILKDSKEIEFVMIVNGTSYAGIGWRPRGLTKQCKNFPVLGPPPDQTTSTQKPEPLPEPEPKSEPGQSVEPKSEPEPSPEPKSEPEPSSELKSEPEPSAEPKSEPEPSAEPKSEPEPSAEPKSEPEPSAEPKPEPTSEPKAEPNNKPEPEPTVENDNRNKRVAMLFLDGMDIKNLGENVTVTTSVSYQVSSSKGRKPRAAQDVTNTEPTKRQNDSNPVPISTPVPEPAPEPDSVPEPTLEPKLEPQSTPKPRPKSKFVPKSKQLAQINVKTESAKPQSQLEPTPEPKSKSQPTPEPKSEPEPTPEPKSEPKSEPEPTPEPKSVPEPSPEPKSEPQPLPGSASHNQTKNNREPKDGPKSTPEPIPEPKSEPEPTPEPKSEPEPTPEPKSEPEPTSEPNSEPNSEPKSEPEPSSEPKSEPEPSSEPKPEPKLSSEPASEPEPTPEPSSEPEPTPEPSLEPEPNPEPEPGSEEDMENLLVKGLSDESGYFPDHEYAPKFDFNGMDCTDLVIGTARGSYHRVLDYYTRDRSTPRVDTFWGGHDDVTAASGFEENGVTTIMFRRKIKAKEPTDHSIVDDEMHVIWAHGQENSQLGDFYRPDELKYHGHGQRGVTNINFFEETKSSSMGGLLPLEDKCGGQWKLPADCDPKNKTCEYHATWEYLGLKRGKDSIKFTITTKYSKLWTGIGFSNNQKMSQTDAVLGWVDPRSGRPFVSDAWLSGYSMPRLDSRQDVGHSSAQLQDGFTTISFVRKRDTGDTQDLAFTDSQCLYLMFPTQGGGFDPVNKRMSKHQRVPHVTDERVCIRPCGPEPVEEEMTTEAAVPGEVAYTMLVRVKGLAESFRPPAAGSQEYEDLSRQLLDVLGRELANNKGYKALLLNGFMQNETSAIIADLTLRTIDPDWVESSRALDSAVSVSSNTSDKESDMEKWQRVVQDTLLQGRIGNLNFDPLFLSFEPLSLVSSRPVPEEEVRGAWWGSGVSGGAGRLYVVAGCVAALLLLALLQAACTLAATNHKRNKDQLIPNNAWKDYSAANTNYAFEPFENDKFNNSTSTVKTRGAPPRPTSPPPPRPNSAHRQTNGHGQNGHGQNGHSQNGHGQNGLSQNGHGQNGHGQTNGHGSAQINIHRREGARSPVGNGRNLSAQFYHDTRSLQRPRGQYGSYGGRERERSAYSLPRGPRTPRTDPAGAQPGPQPDFYFMPSQRKHEGEIIRVYVPRHD, encoded by the exons atgtcaCGATTATGTCTGTTTGTGATAGTGACACTTTTGGACTATGCTTTAGGTCATGTTGCCCTAACATACCCGCCAGCGAGAAGATTGGATCTAGACTTTCTAGATAATTCTAGAACGAAACCACCTTGTGGTATGCCCAAGG gatcattaaaaacatcttttttaGCAGGTTCAACTTTTACAGTTCATTGGCATTTGGCATATGCTCATAAA GGAGGGTTCAGTTTGAGAATACTGGATGACTTGGAAAGACCCGTATTAGATCTCACACCGAGGGCCGGAGGAACAGAGTTTGTGAGAGATGACGTCAC cgCCCAGAAGTACGAAGTGCGTCTCCCTAGTGACTTCACGTGTGAAAACTGCACACTTCAGCTGCAGAGAGAGGCCGGCGAGTGGGGGCCCACATATCGCTTCTGGTCGTGCGCTGATATTGATATAGTCGATC GCAAGAAATTCCACGAGACATGTTCGGGTCACGGTTTCCACATCCTCGGTCGCTGCAAGTGTCACAAAGCGCACTATGGCCCCCGATGCCAGTTCGCGGATGAATGTTCGGAGGATGGCGAGTGCGGGTTGCGAGGGAAGTGTTTAGATATTGCCTCAGTTGAGCCTCCCAGCAAACTGTGTTACTGCCCACATGGCTTCTACGGCAAGGGATGTAACAAGA AGTCACCATGGAAAGACAAGGCTATCGACTTAGCACTTTATACTAAAAAGGAACTGTCCAAGCAGTTTGCTCTTTACTGGCGAATACTCAAGGATTCCAAGGAGATTGAATTCGTAATGATTGTCAATGGCACTTCATATGCAG GCATTGGATGGAGACCGCGTGGTTTGACCAAGCAATGCAAGAACTTCCCAGTTTTAGGACCACCTCCAGACCAAACTA CAAGCACACAAAAACCGGAACCGTTACCTGAACCTGAACCGAAGTCCGAACCTGGACAGAGCGTCGAGCCTAAGTCGGAACCGGAACCCAGTCCGGAACCTAAATCCGAACCGGAACCCAGTTCGGAACTAAAGTCCGAACCCGAACCAAGTGCGGAACCGAAGTCGGAACCCGAACCAAGCGCGGAACCAAAGTCCGAACCCGAACCAAGTGCGGAACCAAAGTCCGAACCCGAGCCAAGTGCTGAACCTAAACCAGAACCGACATCTGAACCGAAAGCAGAACCAAACAACAAACCGGAACCGGAACCGACTGTTGAGAATGATAACAGAAATAAACGGGTCGCCATGCTTTTCTTAGATGGAATGGATATAAAGAACTTGGGTGAAAATGTCACTGTCACAACTAGTGTGTCATACCAAGTCTCCAGCTCAAAGG GAAGAAAACCGAGAGCTGCTCAAGATGTAACCA atacCGAACCGACAAAAAGACAAAACGATTCCAATCCCGTACCCATTTCGACTCCGGTACCGGAACCAGCCCCCGAGCCGGATTCCGTACCGGAACCAACATTAGAACCCAAGTTAGAACCGCAATCTACTCCTAAACCCAGACCCAAATCTAAATTCGTACCGAAATCTAAACAATTAGCgcaaattaatgttaaaaccGAATCGGCAAAACCTCAATCACAACTTGAACCTACACCCGAACCTAAATCGAAATCGCAACCAACTCCTGAACCTAAATCCGAACCGGAACCGACACCCGAACCGAAATCGGAACCGAAATCGGAACCAGAACCGACACCCGAACCAAAATCCGTACCAGAACCTTCTCCCGAGCCTAAATCGGAACCACAACCATTGCCGGGGTCCGCGTCGcataatcaaacaaaaaataatcgtgAACCCAAAGATGGTCCTAAATCAACACCTGAACCTATCCCTGAACCCAAATCCGAACCCGAACCTACTCCTGAGCCTAAATCAGAACCAGAACCTACGCCCGAACCGAAATCCGAGCCAGAACCGACTTCAGAACCTAATTCAGAACCCAATTCAGAACCCAAATCGGAACCAGAGCCCTCATCGGAACCTAAGTCCGAACCAGAGCCGTCCTCGGAACCTAAACCTGAGCCTAAGCTCTCTTCCGAACCCGCATCCGAACCTGAACCCACTCCTGAACCGAGTTCCGAACCGGAACCTACTCCGGAACCGAGTTTGGAACCGGAACCAAACCCGGAACCGGAACCAGGATCGGAGGAGGACATGGAAAACTTACTAGTTAAAGGACTCTCGGATGAATCAG GATATTTCCCAGATCACGAATACGCTCCCAAGTTCGACTTCAACGGCATGGACTGCACTGATCTCGTCATTGGTACCGCTAGAGGGAGCTACCATAGAGTATTAGATTATTATACAAGGGATAG GTCGACTCCACGAGTGGACACTTTCTGGGGCGGACACGATGACGTCACAGCAGCGTCCGGCTTCGAGGAGAATGGCGTCACTACAATCATGTTCAGGAGAAAAATAAAG GCGAAGGAGCCGACAGACCACTCTATAGTAGACGATGAGATGCATGTAATTTGGGCGCACGGACAAGAGAACTCTCAGCTCGGAGACTTCTACCGTCCTGACGAGCTCAAGTACCACGGACACGGACAGCGCGGGGTCACCAACATTAACTTCTTCG AGGAGACAAAGTCATCATCAATGGGCGGTCTTCTCCCTCTAGAAGATAAATGTGGTGGTCAATGGAAGTTGCCGGCGGATTGCGACCCAAAGAACAAGACGTGTGAATATCACGCCACGTGGGAATATCTGGGACTCAAACGAGGGAAGGATTCTATTAAGTTTACCATCACCACCAAGTATAGCAAACTGTGGACTGGCATTGGATTTAGTAATAATCAAAAAAtg TCTCAGACGGACGCGGTGCTGGGTTGGGTAGACCCGCGCTCGGGCAGACCCTTCGTGTCAGACGCGTGGCTCAGCGGGTACTCCATGCCGCGGCTGGACTCGCGCCAGGATGTGGGGCACTCCTCCGCACAGCTGCAGGACGGCTTCACCACCATCTCATTTGTGAGAAAACGCGACACCGGAGACACTCAG GATCTGGCGTTCACGGACTCTCAGTGTCTGTACCTGATGTTCCCTACACAAGGAGGCGGGTTTGACCCCGTCAACAAGCGCATGAGCAAGCACCAGCGAGTGCCGCACGTCACTGACGAGCGCGTCTGTATACGACCTTGTGGACCTG AGCCAGTGGAGGAAGAGATGACAACGGAGGCTGCGGTGCCGGGAGAAGTGGCCTACACCATGTTGGTGCGTGTGAAAGGTCTGGCGGAGAGTTTCCGACCTCCGGCTGCCGGCAGTCAGGAGTACGAGGACCTCTCCCGACAGCTGCTTGACGTGCTCGGCAGAGAACTCGCCAACAACAAGGGATACAAGGCGCTTCTTCTTAATGGATTCATGCA aaacgaAACGTCAGCAATAATAGCAGATTTAACTCTGCGAACGATCGACCCCGACTGGGTGGAGTCGAGTCGTGCTCTGGATAGCGCCGTCTCTGTCTCCAGCAACACGAGCGACAAGGAGAGCGATATGGAGAAGTGGCAGCGCGTGGTTCAGGACACCTTACTGCAGGGCAGGATTGGAAACCTCAACTTCGATCCCTTGTTCTTGTCCTTTGAACCTCTCagtt TGGTGTCATCTCGGCCTGTGCCGGAGGAGGAGGTGCGGGGGGCGTGGTGGGGGTCGGGTGTGTCGGGGGGTGCGGGGAGGCTGTACGTGGTGGCGGGGTGTGTGGCCGCGCTGCTGCTGCTGGCGCTGCTGCAGGCCGCCTGCACACTCGCCGCCACCAATCACAAGCGGAACAAG GACCAGTTGATACCGAACAACGCTTGGAAAGATTACTCCGCCGCTAACACTAACTACGCCTTCGAACCTTTCGAGaatgataaatttaacaaCAGCACCTCCACTGTCAAGACACGGGGGGCGCCCCCCAGACCCACCAGCCCCCCACCCCCCAGACCTAACAGTGCACATCGACAGACTAACGGACACGGTCAAAACGGTCACGGTCAGAATGGACACAGTCAAAACGGACACGGTCAAAACGGACTCAGTCAAAACGGACACGGACAAAACGGACATGGACAAACCAATGGTCACGGCAGTGCTCAGATTAACATTCACAGGAGGGAAGGCGCGAGGTCTCCTGTGGGCAATGGCAGGAACCTCAGCGCGCAGTTTTATCACGACACAAGGTCACTGCAACGACCTCGCGGACAGTATGG TTCATACGGTGGTCGGGAGAGAGAGAGATCTGCGTACTCTCTGCCGCGAGGTCCGCGAACACCGCGCACAGACCCCGCGGGGGCACAGCCGGGCCCACAGCCAGACTTCTACTTCATGCCCTCGCAGCGCAAACACGAAGGTGAGATCATACGAGTCTATGTACCTAGACatgactaa